A region from the Drosophila mauritiana strain mau12 chromosome 2L, ASM438214v1, whole genome shotgun sequence genome encodes:
- the LOC117148238 gene encoding vacuolar protein sorting-associated protein 41 homolog: MGGVEAAEALNVILHRIRDIEMAIEFCKEHDDNDLWNALINEFSNHPEIVTKVLDGIVDYFSPAVIVGKIKMGQNIPNLRQSLIKMLWHYNLQGEILSSAQQIQLNDYFEIHSEIVTTQRRGQQVSNEQMCSLCHRPVLMVGTHFNCITSFECGHVYHKPCIQGKLQKNCKECNLWNLTVEK; this comes from the exons ATGGGTGGTGTAGAAGCGGCCGAAGCACTAAATGTCATTCTTCACCGC atCAGAGACATAGAAATGGCCATCGAGTTTTGCAAGGAGCACGATGACAACGATCTTTGGAATGCacttattaatgaatttagcAATCATCCTGAAATCGTGACGAAAGTTTTGGACGGCATAGTTG ACTACTTTAGCCCAGCGGTGATTGTTGGAAAGATAAAAATGGGACAGAACATTCCAAACCTACGACAATCACTTATTAAAATGCTGTGGCACTACAATCTTCAAGGTGAAATTTTATCCTCTGCCCAACAAATTCAACTTAATGACTATTTTGAAATTCACTCGGAGATAGTCACCACGCAAAGACGAGGTCAGCAGGTTTCCAACGAACAAATGTGCTCATTGTGCCACCGTCCAGTACTGATGGTAGGCACACACTTTAATTGTATAACCAGCTTTGAATGTGGTCATGTATATCATAAACCGTGCATACAAGGTAAATTGCAGAAAAATTGCAAAGAGTGTAACCTTTGGAACTTAACCGTGGAGAAATAG